One stretch of Ornithinimicrobium ciconiae DNA includes these proteins:
- a CDS encoding substrate-binding domain-containing protein, with protein sequence MSARRLALAAALTAGLLLTACGSEEPDVTIGLITKQEANPYWVTMREVAEATARDENVELLTAAGTSDVDVDSQIAALQEMTAQGATGILIAPTDSQALVPAIEEARQAGVTVIAVDTPTDPESAVDAVFASDNHEAGELIGQYAAAKVVELGLTPRIALLDLAPGIASGEQRRAGFLAGFGLEEDDPQIVGSIDTEGDQAKGEAAMAELLAQDPGINVVYAVNEPAALGAVTALDEAGVGPDEVVLVTVDGGCEAIKNAVRPGDIDATAQQFPENMAREGVTALAKHARGGAAPSGFLNTGVVLITGNPAPGIESRDVAFGVRNCWGD encoded by the coding sequence ATGAGCGCTCGTCGCCTCGCCCTGGCTGCCGCCCTCACCGCAGGGCTGCTCCTCACCGCCTGCGGCAGCGAGGAGCCGGACGTCACCATCGGGCTGATCACCAAGCAGGAGGCCAACCCCTACTGGGTGACGATGCGCGAGGTCGCCGAGGCGACGGCTCGCGACGAGAACGTCGAGCTGTTGACCGCGGCCGGCACCAGCGACGTCGACGTGGACAGCCAGATCGCCGCACTGCAGGAGATGACCGCCCAGGGCGCGACCGGCATACTCATCGCTCCCACCGACTCCCAGGCGCTGGTGCCGGCGATCGAGGAAGCGCGGCAGGCCGGCGTCACCGTGATCGCGGTGGACACCCCGACCGATCCCGAGTCGGCCGTCGACGCGGTCTTCGCCTCCGACAACCACGAGGCGGGCGAACTGATCGGGCAGTATGCCGCAGCGAAGGTTGTGGAGCTCGGCCTCACCCCACGCATCGCCCTGCTCGATCTCGCCCCGGGCATCGCCTCCGGTGAGCAGCGGCGTGCCGGATTCCTGGCCGGCTTCGGCCTCGAGGAGGACGACCCGCAGATCGTCGGCTCGATCGACACCGAGGGCGACCAGGCAAAGGGGGAGGCGGCGATGGCCGAACTGCTCGCCCAGGACCCGGGTATCAATGTGGTCTATGCCGTCAACGAGCCGGCGGCCCTCGGCGCGGTCACGGCCCTGGACGAGGCCGGCGTCGGTCCGGACGAGGTGGTGCTGGTGACCGTCGACGGCGGGTGTGAGGCGATCAAGAATGCGGTGCGCCCCGGCGACATCGACGCCACCGCGCAGCAGTTCCCCGAGAACATGGCGCGCGAGGGCGTGACAGCCCTGGCCAAGCACGCCCGCGGTGGTGCCGCACCCAGCGGCTTCCTAAACACCGGCGTCGTGCTGATCACCGGCAACCCGGCGCCCGGTATCGAGTCCCGGGACGTGGCCTTTGGGGTGCGCAACTGCTGGGGTGACTAG
- a CDS encoding DUF3427 domain-containing protein, with protein sequence MHEGIYEALLTTELVARLGGLPRDATTEFKAVHAADQPHAFARHVAMVVERALRDVRDDNERLALANNLLEQLSGDEVVVAPGRHLTAVRTTAAPGQPHRVGSRPATPLSEAALLTNAKGEPNLGAELRAELDAADGVDLICAFVKWHGLRVIDEQLHNLRERGVPFRVITTTYMGATERKALDRLVREFGADVRIHYDEAMTRLHAKAWLFRRNSGYDTAYVGSSNLSRSALLDGVEWNVRLSKVGTPALLEKFGATFETYWNDPSFERYDPDNQGHRDRLDDALARASGRDGGRGDGWSISGLEVRPYPYQQHILDAVQAERELHDRHRNLVVAATGTGKTVIAALDYKRLSDPSTSTYPSLLFVAHRKEILEQSRRTYCEVLADPNFGELYVDGARPERWKHVFASIQSLNSYGVKSLPPDAFDIVVVDEFHHAAAATYRGLLEHMQPKELLALTATPERTDGFDVRAYFGGRTAAELRLWEALQTGILSPFHYFMVSDGTDLSSVAWTRGRYDEASLEQIYTGNDARSRVILKELGHKVSDVQAMKALGFCVGVAHADYMARTFNEAGITARAVSGDTPREERKTALAALRAGTVKILFAADLFNEGVDIPDVDTLLFLRPTESATVFLQQLGRGLRLRPNKPVLTVLDFVGNQRREFRFDAKLGALTGRPRGRLKQDIESGFPYLPSGSQVVLDERSQAVVLESLKTQISARWRSLVQQLAAMEQGTSLAGFLGDSGTGLADVLRQGQRSWSELQADAARREALSPLEVKLARRARALAHVDDPVRHSAYRALLRGTMGPYETLSPVERRLADMLFFSLWPDGGGHDSVVEGLRSLDGSDDLREDTREVIDLAFESADHPVRPLSGPMAGVPLQVHARYQREEVLAALGYASMSRKPNSFREGVLYAADLNIDAFFVTLRKTEDGFSPTTMYRDYPISRDLFHWESQSVTTVASKTGQRYLSGSSTVMIFVREEKKDEFGTSPYRFLGTAKYVSHQGERPIAITWRLDTPMPADMFAAGTVAAG encoded by the coding sequence GTGCACGAGGGAATCTATGAGGCATTACTCACCACGGAGTTGGTGGCTCGACTTGGGGGTTTGCCCCGCGATGCCACTACGGAGTTCAAGGCCGTCCACGCTGCCGACCAGCCGCATGCCTTCGCGCGTCATGTGGCGATGGTGGTTGAGCGGGCACTGCGCGATGTGCGCGACGACAACGAGCGCCTTGCGCTGGCCAACAACCTGCTCGAGCAGCTCTCCGGTGACGAGGTTGTCGTTGCGCCGGGCCGTCACCTCACCGCCGTCCGGACCACTGCTGCGCCGGGGCAACCGCACCGCGTGGGGTCTCGACCGGCCACCCCGCTAAGTGAGGCCGCCCTCCTCACGAACGCCAAGGGCGAGCCCAATCTCGGGGCGGAACTGCGGGCAGAGCTGGATGCGGCGGACGGGGTTGACCTCATCTGCGCCTTCGTGAAGTGGCATGGGCTACGGGTCATCGATGAGCAACTGCACAACCTGCGGGAGCGCGGTGTCCCGTTTCGCGTGATCACCACGACCTACATGGGGGCCACCGAGCGAAAGGCCTTAGATCGGCTGGTTCGAGAGTTCGGGGCGGACGTGCGGATCCACTACGACGAGGCCATGACGCGCCTCCACGCGAAGGCATGGCTGTTCCGTCGCAACAGCGGCTACGACACGGCATACGTCGGCTCCTCGAACCTGTCACGGTCCGCGCTTCTGGACGGCGTTGAATGGAATGTCCGACTGTCCAAGGTGGGCACGCCAGCACTCTTGGAGAAGTTCGGCGCAACGTTCGAGACATACTGGAACGATCCCAGTTTCGAGCGATATGACCCGGACAACCAGGGCCACCGAGACCGGTTGGACGACGCGCTTGCACGCGCCTCCGGGCGCGACGGAGGGCGTGGTGACGGATGGAGCATCTCCGGACTAGAAGTCCGGCCCTACCCCTACCAACAGCACATCCTCGATGCCGTGCAGGCAGAGCGGGAGTTGCATGACCGCCACCGCAACCTGGTCGTCGCCGCGACGGGGACGGGCAAGACGGTCATCGCCGCTCTTGACTACAAACGGTTGTCTGATCCGAGCACAAGCACCTACCCGAGCCTCCTGTTCGTGGCGCACCGCAAGGAGATCCTGGAGCAGTCGCGCCGCACCTACTGCGAGGTCCTCGCGGATCCAAACTTTGGCGAGCTCTATGTCGACGGCGCTCGGCCCGAGCGGTGGAAGCACGTGTTCGCAAGCATCCAATCGCTCAACTCCTACGGAGTGAAGTCGCTCCCGCCCGACGCCTTCGACATCGTGGTTGTCGACGAGTTCCACCACGCTGCTGCTGCGACCTACCGTGGGCTGCTCGAACACATGCAGCCCAAGGAACTGCTAGCGCTCACCGCAACACCTGAGCGCACAGATGGGTTCGATGTGCGTGCGTACTTCGGTGGCAGGACTGCCGCAGAGCTCCGACTCTGGGAGGCGTTACAGACGGGGATCCTCTCACCGTTCCACTACTTCATGGTCTCCGACGGCACTGATCTGAGCTCTGTGGCCTGGACCCGTGGACGATATGACGAGGCTTCCCTCGAGCAGATCTACACCGGCAACGATGCCCGATCACGAGTGATCCTGAAGGAACTGGGTCACAAGGTCTCCGATGTCCAGGCGATGAAGGCACTGGGGTTTTGCGTCGGTGTCGCCCATGCGGACTACATGGCCCGCACGTTCAACGAAGCAGGCATCACGGCCCGGGCCGTGAGTGGAGACACCCCACGTGAGGAACGGAAAACCGCGCTGGCGGCGCTCCGCGCCGGCACCGTGAAAATTCTTTTTGCGGCGGACCTCTTCAACGAGGGTGTCGACATCCCCGACGTGGACACCCTGCTGTTCTTGCGGCCCACCGAGAGCGCGACGGTCTTCCTGCAGCAGCTCGGACGTGGGCTGCGCTTAAGGCCAAACAAGCCCGTCCTGACGGTGCTGGACTTCGTGGGGAACCAGCGACGTGAGTTCCGGTTTGACGCAAAGCTCGGCGCACTCACCGGTCGGCCACGAGGCCGTCTTAAGCAGGACATCGAGTCTGGCTTCCCATACCTGCCGTCAGGCTCTCAGGTCGTGCTGGATGAGCGGTCTCAGGCCGTCGTGCTGGAGAGCCTCAAGACGCAGATCTCAGCTCGTTGGCGCAGTTTGGTGCAGCAGTTAGCGGCGATGGAGCAAGGCACCTCGCTTGCCGGCTTCCTCGGCGACTCTGGAACAGGGCTGGCCGATGTCCTGCGCCAGGGACAACGGTCCTGGAGCGAACTTCAAGCAGATGCCGCGCGACGTGAGGCTCTGAGTCCATTGGAGGTCAAGCTCGCTCGACGTGCCCGGGCGCTCGCGCACGTGGATGATCCTGTGCGGCATAGCGCCTACAGAGCGTTGTTGCGCGGCACGATGGGACCCTACGAAACCCTCTCGCCGGTCGAGCGGCGTCTGGCCGACATGCTCTTCTTCTCGCTCTGGCCCGACGGGGGAGGGCACGACTCAGTCGTAGAAGGTCTGCGGAGCCTCGACGGAAGCGACGACCTGCGCGAAGACACCCGGGAGGTCATCGACCTCGCTTTCGAGTCTGCCGATCACCCCGTGCGGCCACTCTCCGGCCCGATGGCCGGTGTGCCGCTTCAAGTGCACGCCCGCTATCAGCGGGAGGAAGTGCTGGCTGCGCTGGGCTACGCCTCGATGTCACGCAAGCCCAATTCCTTCCGCGAGGGTGTCCTGTATGCGGCGGACCTCAACATCGACGCGTTCTTCGTCACGCTGAGGAAGACCGAGGATGGCTTCTCGCCCACCACGATGTACCGGGACTACCCGATCAGCCGCGACCTTTTCCACTGGGAGTCCCAGTCGGTGACGACCGTGGCGTCCAAGACGGGGCAGCGATACCTGAGCGGATCGTCCACCGTCATGATCTTTGTCCGCGAGGAGAAGAAGGACGAGTTCGGCACCAGCCCCTACCGGTTCCTGGGGACGGCCAAGTACGTGTCCCACCAGGGGGAGCGCCCCATCGCCATCACCTGGCGTCTCGACACCCCGATGCCAGCGGACATGTTTGCTGCAGGGACCGTGGCGGCCGGATAG
- the fucP gene encoding L-fucose:H+ symporter permease — protein sequence MSATPTTESQESTAPRRARLVEPELLIPFILVVACFAAWGAAANLTDVLVGVFRTIFDMSNLQSSLVQSAYYGAYFLLALPAALINSRFGFKAGMLTGLGLAAVGGILFLPASQMLVYEAFLVALFILAAGLSILETSANPLIIAMGSEATATRRLNLAQAFNPVGANIGVLLGAMLILPGLTSEAAKTIMSSEELRASQEADLFLVLRPYLGIAVVLIILWLLLALRKMPELPGQAAATETAVGAAPSGRVAGRLWRNRRYRYGVVAQFFNVAAQTCVWTFTIIYALDVVGVSTSAAGWYLQASLILFLVARFVMVYLLGIFRPARLLLLMASFGVLCCLVAMFSLNMLGLIAVVAISAALSLMFPTIYGLALEGLGEDAKFGAAGLVMAILGGAILPLVQGAVMDGVGGTAFGFIVPAVCLAIVAAYAVFELRNRPHLPTVPGTAVETAS from the coding sequence GTGAGCGCTACGCCGACCACCGAGTCCCAGGAGAGCACGGCCCCGCGCCGAGCCCGGCTCGTCGAGCCCGAGCTGCTCATCCCCTTCATCCTCGTCGTCGCCTGCTTCGCCGCCTGGGGTGCGGCCGCCAACCTCACAGATGTCCTGGTCGGCGTGTTCCGCACCATCTTCGACATGTCGAACCTGCAGTCCTCGCTGGTGCAGTCGGCCTACTACGGCGCCTACTTCCTGCTGGCACTTCCCGCCGCCCTCATCAACAGCCGGTTTGGCTTCAAGGCCGGGATGCTCACCGGTCTCGGCCTGGCCGCCGTCGGCGGCATCCTCTTCCTGCCCGCCAGCCAGATGCTGGTCTACGAGGCCTTCCTCGTCGCGCTGTTCATCCTGGCCGCCGGGCTGTCCATCCTGGAGACCTCCGCCAACCCGCTGATCATCGCGATGGGCTCCGAGGCGACCGCGACCCGCCGGCTCAACCTGGCGCAGGCCTTCAACCCGGTCGGCGCCAACATCGGCGTGCTGCTCGGCGCGATGCTGATCCTGCCGGGGCTGACGTCCGAGGCCGCCAAGACGATCATGTCCTCCGAGGAGCTGCGGGCCAGCCAGGAGGCCGATCTCTTCCTGGTGCTGCGGCCCTACCTCGGCATCGCTGTGGTGCTGATCATCCTCTGGCTGCTGCTGGCGCTCCGCAAGATGCCCGAGCTGCCCGGTCAGGCGGCTGCAACCGAGACCGCGGTCGGTGCCGCGCCCTCCGGCAGAGTCGCGGGCAGGCTCTGGCGCAACCGGCGCTACCGCTACGGCGTGGTCGCCCAGTTCTTCAACGTCGCGGCCCAGACCTGCGTGTGGACCTTCACCATCATCTATGCCCTCGACGTGGTCGGCGTCTCCACCAGCGCCGCGGGGTGGTATCTCCAGGCAAGCCTGATCCTCTTCCTCGTCGCCCGGTTCGTCATGGTGTATCTCCTCGGGATCTTCCGGCCCGCCCGGTTGCTGCTGCTCATGGCGAGCTTCGGCGTGCTCTGCTGCCTGGTCGCCATGTTCTCCCTCAACATGCTCGGGCTCATCGCCGTGGTGGCCATCTCGGCTGCGCTGTCGCTGATGTTCCCCACCATCTATGGCCTGGCACTCGAGGGACTGGGTGAGGACGCGAAGTTCGGCGCCGCCGGTCTGGTCATGGCGATCCTCGGCGGGGCCATCCTTCCGCTGGTCCAGGGCGCGGTCATGGACGGGGTCGGCGGCACGGCCTTCGGCTTCATCGTGCCGGCCGTCTGCCTGGCGATCGTCGCGGCGTATGCCGTGTTTGAGCTGCGCAACCGACCGCACCTGCCGACCGTGCCCGGGACCGCGGTGGAGACCGCATCATGA
- a CDS encoding alpha/beta fold hydrolase, translating to MPSTASRTVELHGQELSYTDSGSGAPVLFIHGLLGTQRQWRRLIDEIDDTQRVIVPDLFGHGESAKPMGDYSLGAHAATLRDLLDHLEIERVTLVGHSLGGGITMQFHYLFPERVDRVVLIASGGLGREVNPLLRSATLPGADQVLRIAASTAVTSRAMALSNGMRKVGWRPGSDINAIWRGFTALADSESRRAFLATTRAVIDVGGQSITAVGRLDPENAVPTLVVWGSHDRIIPAWHALSAQKAVPDCRVEVFERAGHFPHLEDPDRFALLLREFIADDSSPPVPEDG from the coding sequence ATGCCCAGCACCGCGAGCAGGACGGTTGAGCTGCACGGCCAAGAGCTCTCCTACACCGACAGTGGGTCGGGAGCCCCTGTGCTCTTCATCCACGGCCTCCTGGGGACCCAGCGGCAGTGGCGTCGGCTGATCGACGAGATCGACGACACGCAGCGGGTGATCGTCCCCGACCTGTTCGGCCACGGCGAGTCAGCCAAGCCGATGGGTGACTACTCCCTCGGTGCCCACGCCGCGACGCTGCGCGACCTGCTCGACCACCTCGAGATCGAGCGGGTCACCCTCGTCGGGCACTCGCTCGGCGGCGGCATCACGATGCAGTTCCACTACCTCTTCCCCGAGCGCGTGGACCGCGTGGTGCTGATCGCCAGCGGGGGGCTGGGCCGGGAGGTGAACCCCCTGCTGCGGTCCGCCACGCTCCCCGGTGCAGACCAGGTGCTGCGGATCGCGGCCTCGACGGCCGTGACCTCGCGGGCCATGGCGCTGAGCAACGGGATGAGGAAGGTGGGGTGGCGGCCGGGCTCGGACATCAACGCGATCTGGCGCGGTTTCACCGCCCTTGCGGACAGCGAGAGCAGGCGCGCCTTCCTCGCCACGACACGGGCGGTCATCGACGTGGGCGGGCAGAGCATCACGGCAGTCGGCCGCCTGGACCCGGAGAACGCCGTCCCCACTCTCGTCGTGTGGGGGTCGCATGACCGGATCATCCCCGCGTGGCACGCCCTGAGCGCCCAGAAGGCGGTCCCGGACTGTCGGGTGGAGGTGTTTGAGCGAGCCGGTCACTTCCCGCACCTGGAGGACCCGGACCGCTTCGCACTACTGCTGCGCGAGTTCATCGCGGACGACTCATCTCCTCCAGTCCCAGAGGACGGCTGA
- a CDS encoding LuxR C-terminal-related transcriptional regulator, whose protein sequence is MPWRKMLHAREDLLRTARRLLAQDSTRVLTLTGLPGVGRTSMARALVNGAPPHHEVPFVDARRATQPGALCRIVLEAAALSDVVVVDDADTAPDAAHALARALATQRDAQLIVTASAPLHLPAEAVVRVPALPEPDLSEDPETYAGQPAVRLFLDRAERSGAMITPDRETLEDIAAICSALGGNPGAIVMAAARTPTLPPAMLRELLTESPPSTVIAAQPLSGSRDLFTAIAWSESLLDEAPRALLADLAVFASSVPLEAVAEVTEQDGLVNHLAALVDSHLVEPLHYDTGSAYRLSPLVRERAAQLLSHRPERAAELSARHTQWALGVAHQSRMLTVSGMTTDALGLAAELEPEIMAALQRSVDGGDVEVAAQLLLGIVPCWFSQAVTAQEKGWIDRVLGLAEEHEIDQGLRAMLLAWRGLVGAELATDAAGVAAALPDLQAARELAEPLGEQLLTRVLMLSVLAGRVMGDRSAVEPLCRQGQELAEQLGDVAAMTSFEAWAGMLAHQRGDVDEALRCARAAFERAQRLRNPRVMLLPAALLRTLPPGTPIGSDVPSFAELLDSARLVQDNRSLSWILPSGTMTALHAGDLDTAATLALEALRHARASGNPRRYLTPTLTVLLLAHARGDAHVATRLRSALRPFSQVLLPAPPPWMLRDYGETISGPQPDLALPSSHQEALALLQGAGEDALRYVRSLATAPVIRMVAPLEDTTGLRPRPEDLTEREREVLASLPSGASNKELSVQLGISAKTVMHHTSSIYRKLGVRGRSEAISWVLRHEDVLSEGVEQARGNEA, encoded by the coding sequence ATGCCGTGGCGCAAGATGCTCCACGCGCGGGAGGATCTGCTCAGGACTGCGCGGCGGCTGCTCGCCCAGGACAGCACGCGCGTCCTGACGCTGACCGGCCTGCCGGGCGTGGGCAGGACCAGCATGGCCCGGGCGCTGGTCAACGGTGCCCCGCCGCACCACGAGGTGCCCTTCGTGGACGCTCGCCGCGCGACCCAGCCGGGCGCGCTGTGCCGGATCGTGCTCGAGGCTGCCGCACTCTCTGACGTGGTCGTGGTCGACGACGCCGACACTGCCCCGGACGCGGCGCACGCGCTGGCCCGTGCGCTGGCCACCCAGCGCGACGCCCAGCTGATCGTGACCGCGAGCGCGCCCCTGCACCTGCCGGCCGAGGCCGTCGTCCGCGTGCCCGCCCTGCCCGAGCCCGACCTGTCTGAGGACCCCGAGACGTATGCCGGGCAGCCGGCGGTCCGTCTCTTCCTCGACCGTGCCGAGCGCAGCGGGGCCATGATCACGCCAGACCGGGAGACGTTGGAGGACATCGCCGCCATCTGCAGCGCCCTCGGCGGCAACCCCGGTGCGATCGTGATGGCCGCAGCTCGCACCCCCACCCTGCCACCGGCGATGCTGCGCGAGCTGCTGACCGAGTCGCCCCCGTCGACCGTCATCGCCGCGCAGCCGCTGTCGGGCAGTCGGGATCTGTTCACCGCCATCGCCTGGAGCGAGTCCCTGTTGGACGAGGCGCCCAGGGCGCTGCTCGCCGACCTTGCTGTCTTTGCGTCATCGGTGCCGCTGGAGGCCGTCGCGGAGGTGACCGAGCAGGACGGTCTGGTCAACCACCTCGCCGCGCTCGTGGACTCGCACCTGGTGGAGCCGCTTCACTACGACACCGGCAGCGCCTACCGGCTGTCGCCGCTGGTGCGCGAGCGCGCCGCTCAACTGTTGTCGCACCGGCCGGAGCGTGCCGCCGAACTCAGCGCACGGCATACGCAATGGGCGTTGGGAGTGGCGCACCAGTCCCGCATGTTGACGGTCTCAGGCATGACGACCGATGCCCTGGGCCTGGCTGCGGAGCTGGAGCCAGAGATCATGGCCGCCCTGCAGCGGTCGGTCGATGGTGGCGACGTCGAGGTGGCTGCCCAGCTGCTGCTGGGCATCGTGCCGTGCTGGTTCAGCCAGGCTGTGACTGCCCAGGAGAAGGGCTGGATCGACCGGGTCCTAGGGCTGGCCGAGGAGCACGAGATCGACCAGGGGTTGCGGGCCATGCTGCTGGCCTGGCGTGGGCTGGTCGGTGCCGAACTGGCCACGGATGCCGCAGGCGTGGCCGCGGCCCTGCCGGACCTGCAGGCGGCCCGGGAGCTGGCAGAGCCACTCGGTGAGCAACTGCTGACCCGAGTGCTGATGCTGTCGGTGCTGGCCGGGCGCGTGATGGGCGACCGGAGCGCCGTGGAGCCGCTGTGCCGACAAGGCCAAGAGCTGGCAGAGCAGCTCGGCGACGTCGCGGCGATGACGTCCTTCGAGGCCTGGGCCGGGATGCTGGCGCACCAGCGCGGTGACGTCGACGAGGCGCTGCGCTGCGCACGCGCCGCCTTCGAGCGGGCGCAGCGCCTCCGCAACCCTCGGGTCATGCTGCTGCCGGCGGCGCTGCTGCGGACCCTGCCGCCGGGCACGCCGATCGGCAGCGACGTGCCCAGCTTTGCGGAACTGCTGGACTCTGCCCGGCTCGTGCAGGACAACCGCTCGCTGTCCTGGATCCTGCCAAGCGGGACGATGACTGCACTGCACGCCGGTGACCTCGACACCGCCGCGACCCTGGCCCTGGAGGCGCTGCGGCATGCCCGTGCCTCGGGCAACCCGCGGCGCTATCTCACTCCCACCCTGACGGTGCTGCTGCTGGCCCACGCCCGTGGTGACGCGCACGTCGCGACCCGACTCCGGAGTGCCCTGCGCCCCTTCAGCCAGGTGCTTCTGCCGGCGCCGCCGCCGTGGATGCTGCGTGACTACGGCGAGACCATCAGTGGACCGCAGCCCGACTTGGCGCTGCCGTCCAGCCACCAGGAGGCGCTGGCCCTCCTGCAGGGAGCGGGCGAGGACGCCTTGCGTTATGTGCGGTCGCTGGCGACGGCTCCCGTGATCCGCATGGTCGCGCCGCTGGAAGACACCACCGGCCTGCGCCCGCGCCCCGAAGACCTCACCGAACGTGAGCGCGAGGTGCTTGCCAGCCTGCCCTCGGGCGCCTCCAACAAGGAGCTGTCCGTCCAGCTCGGCATCAGCGCCAAGACCGTCATGCACCACACCTCGAGCATCTATCGCAAGCTCGGCGTGCGCGGTCGATCCGAGGCCATCTCCTGGGTCTTGCGCCACGAGGATGTGCTCAGCGAGGGCGTCGAGCAGGCGAGAGGCAACGAGGCGTGA
- a CDS encoding SDR family oxidoreductase, whose amino-acid sequence MTLDGKVALVTGAATGIGRAVALAYASAGAKVVVSDIDDVRGQETVDLVTEAGGEATYFHCDTSSAEQNDALVDHAKQTYGRLDLACNNAGVGPAPLALADFDDDEWRRIIAINLDGVFFGMRAQIRAMLATGGGVIVNISSILGQVAFPGAGPYVAAKHAVVGLTKQAALEYAAAGIRTLAIGPGFIETDILKNLDDEGRAGLVALHPAGRIGQPAEIGEVVAAVSADSWSFANGAYIPVDGGYLSR is encoded by the coding sequence ATGACACTTGACGGCAAGGTCGCACTCGTCACGGGAGCCGCCACCGGCATCGGACGAGCGGTCGCACTGGCCTACGCGAGCGCAGGAGCCAAGGTGGTCGTGTCCGACATCGACGACGTCCGCGGCCAGGAGACGGTCGACCTGGTGACAGAGGCGGGCGGCGAGGCGACCTACTTCCACTGCGACACCAGCTCCGCCGAGCAGAACGACGCGCTGGTCGACCACGCGAAGCAGACCTACGGCCGGCTGGACCTGGCCTGCAACAACGCGGGAGTCGGCCCGGCGCCGCTCGCCCTGGCGGACTTTGACGACGATGAGTGGCGACGCATCATCGCGATCAACCTCGACGGCGTCTTCTTCGGCATGCGCGCCCAGATCAGAGCGATGCTCGCGACCGGCGGCGGTGTGATCGTCAACATCTCCTCGATCCTGGGCCAGGTGGCCTTCCCGGGAGCCGGTCCCTATGTCGCGGCCAAGCACGCGGTGGTCGGCCTGACCAAGCAGGCCGCGCTGGAGTATGCCGCTGCAGGCATCCGCACGCTCGCCATCGGCCCCGGATTCATCGAGACCGACATCCTGAAGAACCTGGACGATGAGGGCCGGGCTGGCCTCGTCGCACTGCACCCGGCCGGGCGCATCGGTCAGCCGGCTGAGATCGGCGAGGTTGTCGCCGCGGTCTCGGCTGACTCCTGGTCCTTCGCCAACGGTGCCTACATCCCGGTCGACGGAGGCTACCTGTCACGATGA
- a CDS encoding LysR substrate-binding domain-containing protein, which yields METRDLRWFQQVADGITLTELSEVEGTTQPGVSRALARLEQEVGTALLHRSGRTLRMTHAGAAFKRHVDRLLHELDDGLAAVHQLVDSETGTVTLAFHSSLGTWLVPDLVSSFRADHPQVHFALRPQAEVADTSVGPRSGIDLELSTMRPHPGAARWAQLAVEPLLLAVPAGHPLADRDKPLNLSDAADEPFVLFRPGSALRERTDELAGRASFTPQLAFVCEDLATARAFVAAGLGVSILPPAPPSGTDPSPTGLRHLRLADRLAVREIGLAWSEERQMLPAARLFHQHALERTPTVSNYYTP from the coding sequence ATGGAGACACGTGATCTGCGGTGGTTCCAGCAGGTGGCCGACGGCATCACGCTGACCGAGCTGAGCGAGGTGGAAGGCACCACCCAACCGGGCGTGTCCCGGGCTCTGGCGCGCCTGGAGCAGGAGGTCGGCACCGCACTGCTGCACCGCTCGGGGCGCACACTGCGTATGACGCATGCCGGGGCGGCCTTCAAGCGTCACGTGGACCGGCTGCTCCACGAACTCGACGACGGCCTGGCCGCCGTCCACCAGCTGGTCGACTCCGAGACCGGCACGGTCACGCTGGCCTTCCACTCCTCACTCGGCACCTGGCTGGTGCCGGATCTGGTCAGCAGCTTCCGCGCCGACCACCCGCAGGTGCACTTCGCGCTGCGACCGCAGGCAGAGGTGGCGGACACCAGCGTCGGACCCCGCAGCGGCATCGACCTCGAGCTGTCCACCATGCGGCCCCACCCCGGGGCGGCCCGTTGGGCGCAGCTGGCGGTCGAGCCCCTGCTCCTGGCCGTGCCGGCGGGACACCCCCTCGCCGACCGTGACAAACCGCTCAACCTGTCGGACGCCGCGGACGAGCCGTTCGTGCTGTTCCGACCGGGCTCGGCATTGCGCGAGCGGACCGACGAACTGGCCGGCCGCGCCAGCTTCACGCCGCAGCTGGCCTTTGTGTGCGAGGACCTCGCCACCGCACGTGCCTTCGTCGCGGCCGGACTCGGCGTCTCGATCCTCCCGCCGGCGCCGCCCTCCGGGACCGACCCCTCCCCCACCGGGTTGCGCCACCTCCGGCTCGCCGACCGCCTCGCCGTCCGCGAGATCGGGCTCGCCTGGTCCGAGGAGCGCCAGATGCTGCCCGCCGCACGACTGTTCCACCAGCATGCGCTCGAGCGCACCCCCACAGTCTCGAACTACTACACACCGTAG